A stretch of DNA from Hoeflea ulvae:
TTCATTCAGGATCCGAAGCAGGGTGACCCGCCCGGACGTTTCTTGTTGCTTGGGTTGTCCCGAAACCATCAATGATCACGAGCCAACTGCGCGCCATCGCCTCAAGGACGTGGACGCTGCGTGCTTATAGGCGGGACGGAAAAAACCGTCAAGCAAGGCAAAAGCGGGCATTGCAAATATAATGTAATGAAAACAACGTGTTATTCATGCGGTATTATAATACCGCATGAATCTGGTCTCAAACCCGTCAGTTTCGCGGCGGAATCGAGTAGGTCGCAGTGGCGTGGGCGACCAGTTCGCCGCCGGAATCGCGGATCGCGATATCGGTCACCACCAGCCTTTTGCCCAGCTTGAGGATGGTCGCGGTGGCGTCCAGCGGCCCCGGTTCGGGCTTCATCAGGAAGTTGATATTGAGATTGGTCGTTACTGCCAGCGCCACGCGGCCGATATGGGCAAGGATCACCGCATAGGCCGCCAGATCGGCCAGCATGAACAGCGTCGGCCCGCTGACCGTGCCACCCGGGCGCAGATGCTTGTCGTCCGCCTCGAGTCGGACAAGCGCGGTTCCGGCAGCCACATCTCTCACCGAGATATTGTCGCCGTTGGATTTGATCTGCGGAAACACCTCGTCGAGATAGGCGGAGACCTCGGGTGCGGACATGACGGGCGCGGCTGCTGCGGGCATTCTGTGATCCTGTCTGGAGACGGGAGGGCGGTTTGGCAGCGCGCACCGGACGCGTTGACGCGGCGGCTTCGCCTCCCGATCCTCCCGAGGATGGAGTTGTCCGGCAACGTTGCGGAAAATCGCGGTCCGGTCAACGCCGCGATGGGGTTCCCGCCGCCCTGTCATCGGGCTAAACTGACGCTGAACTGGAAAGGTGTCCCCGCATGAACGTCGTAGAGCTGAACCCGAGCACGCCCGCCGGCCTGGTCAAGTCCGAAATCCTGAACGGCGTGCTGCGCCTGGAGATGAACAATCCGCCGGCAAATGCGCTGTCGATCGCGCTGATGCAGGCGCTCAAGGACGCGCTGGACGCGACGCGGCAGGACAAGTCGATCCGCGTGGTGATCATCGCTTCGGCCACGCCAGGCAAGCTGTTTTCTGCCGGTCATGACCTCAAGGAACTGACATTGCACCGCGCCGACGAGGACCGGGGCAGGGCGTTCTTTGCCCGCTCCATGAAGCTCTGCGCCGAGCTGATGCAGACGATCGTGCATCTGCCGGTGCCGGTGATTGCCGAGGTCGATGGCCTCGCCACCGCCGCCGGCTGCCAGCTTGTCGCCTCCTGCGATCTGGCAATGTGCACGGACACCTCGGCCTTCTGCACCCCCGGCGTCAATATCGGGCTGTTCTGCTCGACCCCTATGGTGGCGCTCAGCCGCAATGTCCATCGCAAGCAGGCCATGGAAATGCTGCTCACCGGCGAGACCATCGACGCCTCGACTGCGCGGGAATTCGGCTTGATCAACCGGATCATGCCGCGCCAGTACCTGACTCAAGTTGTGATGAAATACGCCGATGTCATTGCTTCCAAATCACCTTTGACGGTCAAGATCGGCAAGGAGGCCTTCTACCGCCAGGCCGAAATGTCGCTCGAAGACGCCTATGACTACACCGCCCAGGTGATGGTCGAGAACATGCTGGCCCGCGATGCCGAGGAAGGCATGAACGCCTTCATCGCCAAGCGGACGCCGGAATGGACCGGGGAGTAACCGGCGGCTGGCAGATTGACAGTGCGAGCCGCCTTGTTCATGATGTGTTCTTGTGTGATTGAAGCGCGGTCAAACCCGAGCTGCAACTTCCAGCATCCCATCCGTGAGGACTCGTCATGACCCTGTCACCGCGCATCACCATGGTCACGCTCGGCGTTGCCGATGTGGCGGCTTCGACCGCGTTCTATCAAAAACTCGGCTTCAAGCGGTCCTCGGCCTGCAATGACAGCGTCACCTTCTTTCACATGAACGGCACCGTGCTCGGCCTGTTCGGGCGCGATGCGCTGGCTGCCGACGCGGGTCTGGAACCAACCCGGCCGCAAAGCTTCGAAGGCGTCGCCCTGTGTCACAATCTCGAATCCGTGGCCGAAGTCGACGCCGCCTGGAATTTCGCGGTTGAATGCGGTGCCAGGCCGGTGAAAAAGCCGCATGAGGTGTTCTGGGGCGGCTATTCCGGCTATTTCGCCGATCCCGACGGGCATTTATGGGAATTGGCCCACAACCCGTTCATGCCCCTGGGCGAGGACGGGCATATGAGCCTGCCGGACTGACAGCTTGCCCTATTGCGTGATCCTCAGCAGTGGCCGGAACCGCATCAGGTCATCATCATCGCTCGCATTGGCGTCGCAGGCGATTACCCTGCAGCTGTTGGTGTCGCGCGCCGGCACGCTGGCCCAGACACCGATGGAATTGCCCGGGCACATCCGCGATGAGCTGACATAGCGGTCATAGATCGGCAGGCCCCTTTTCGAGGTGTATCGCAGGATGGCGGCTCCCTCGCGGATCAGCGCGCCGCGGATGGCGTGGCAATCGGTTCCGGTGGTCTCAATGCGGCTGATGGCCTGGGCCGGACCGTTCACCATCATCAACCCGGCCATGACCGCGGTCATGGAAATCATGCTGTTCAGAATCAGGCGCGCAGGCATGGTGGTCTCCTCCGGTTGGCGTCTGGCGAAAGGCTACACAAGCAATATGTCGCGGATTTGGTCGCAGGCAAGGGAGGCGGGACGCCTATGGTGGCTTGACGCACCAAGGTGCTGTTGCGACAACCGGACCGGCCCCAGCAGGATACATCCCGGATGAACCACGACCGCTACACCAGTTCCTATATTTCAGGCATTTTGCAGTCGGTCAGGACCATTGCGGTCATCGGCGCATCGGCCAATGAAGTCCGTCCCAGCTTTTTCGTGATGAAGTATCTGCTTGGCAAGGGCTATGAAGTCATCCCGGTCAATCCGGGGCAGGCGGGCAAGCCCATCCTCGGGCAGATGACCTATGCACGCCTGATCGATGTGCCCGTGGCGATCGACATGGTCGATGTTTTCCGCGCCTCCAATGCCGTGCCCGGCATTGTCGACGAGGTTTTGGCGCTTGATCCCAGGCCCCAGGTGATCTGGATGCAACTCACCGTGCGCCATGACGAGGCCGCTGCTCGCGCCGAAGCTGACGGCATCAAGGTGGTGATGGACCGCTGCCCGAAGATCGAATATGCCCGGCTGTCGGGCGAAATTGGCTGGAACGGTGTCAACAGCGGCTTGATCTCATCGCGCAAACCGGTGATGCGGTCAGGCTTTCAGAGCTATGGGCTCAGAGTGCCCGACGATCAGGAGTGAGCAAACCGCGCAACATGTTTCCTCCCTGGTCATGACAGCGGAGATTGCCCGGCTTTATGCAAGTTTTTTTCTTTGACGATGAGGCCTGATGCTGAATGCTATCAGCATATTATATTCATCAACTGAGAGTAATGCATTATGATCAGCACAGGTTTTTCTAAAGCGTTTGCCCTTCACGCCCGAACTCGGCCGATGCGCAAGCAAACATTCTTGGCTTTGCTCGCATCATTTGTTTTAGTTGTTCCTTTTGGTGCGCAGGCCCAGGAATTTGACAATGGAATATATTATCGGCTGACCACCATGTGGCAGGGCGAAGGCAAGTCGCTCGATGTCGTCAATGACGGGGTCAACAACAAGTTGATCCTTGCCGACACCGGAAATTATTCCGGGCAGTACTGGAAAGTGACCAGGCTCGACGACGGATCTTACCGTTTGACAACGCAGTGGCAGGGCGAAGGCAAGTCTCTCGACGTTGTCAACGATGGCACAAACAACAGGCTGCAGCTCGCCGACACCGGCAATTATTCAGGTCAGCACTGGCGAGTTGTGCGCCAGTCAAACGGATATTATAGACTGACCACCGATTGGCAGGGCGAAGGCAGGTCTCTTGATGTTGTCAATGACGGGGTCAACAACAAGCTGCAGCTGGCCGATACCGGTGATTTTTCAGGCCAGTACTGGAAAATAGCCGCCCAGTGACGCGCGCGGTGCTGGTCTCTGCCGCCTCTTTGTTCACCTGTGAATTCCGGGGCAGTGCGGACTGCCGGCGGCTCTCAAGTGCAATTGTTTCCTGACGACGATATCTTCGCCAAGAGCCCGAGGGTTCCAGCCCCGGTTCGATGGCGTCTGTTGAGTATAAAGTCATGGATCCGGCGTCTGTATTGATCTCCGACCCTGAATTTTTACCGGGATAGCCGGAAAAATTCAGGGCGGGAAATAACCGGTTACTTCATGTTTTTCGCAGAGTCTCCGCCCCTGACGAGATGTGCCTGAACGGGTCTTTTCGCCTCTGCAGCCATGCGGAAGCAGCGTTCGGGGCAGTCGCGGAGGCTGACTATGCAACATGACACGGCGACCGAATTCGGGACTTCAGGGTGGATACGGCGAATCTGGCAGCCCGCCGTCGTGTCTTTGAAGAACAAGATCGTCATGCTGGCCTGTATCTGTGCGTTGATGAGCGCGCTGCTGGTCGGCGGCATCAGTTACTACCGCATCGAGGCGATCGTTCTCGACGCTTCGGTCGAAACCCTGGCCGGTGAAACCCGTCTGCTGGCTCAGCGCTTCAAGTTTTCCTATGATCAGTTGAAAAGCGACGTTCAGGTGCTGTCGCAGACACCTCCCATCCAGGGCATCGCCCGCAGCACCCGGAATGACGGCATCGATCCGCAGGACGGGTCGAGTACCAGGATCTGGCGGGATCGCCTCGCCACCATCTTCTCGTCCATGCTGGCCACCCGGCAGGACTATTTCCAGATCCGCTACATCGGTGTCGGTGACGGCGGCAGGGAGCTGGTACGGACCAACCGGACCGCCTCCGGCATTGAAATTGTTGCCGATGGCGAGCTGCAGCAGAAGGGCAATGAGCCCTATTTTCAGGGCGGCCTCGAGACACTGCAAAACAGCGTCCGTTTTTCCGAAGTCAGCTACAACAAGGAGCGCGGCACGCTTGACAGCACGCTGGTACCGACCGCACGCGTGGTGATGCCCGTTTTTGACGAGGAGGGAACCATTTTCGGGATGATTGTCATCAACGCCCATTATTCGGAGATGCTGCGCCGGGCCTTCGAAGAGATCTCCCCGAAGGAAAACACCTTTGTCCTGAACAATTCCGGCGACTACATGGAATATACCTCCAACGGCACGATCGGGCGGTTTCAGTTCCACGACGATTATTCGGCGCCTCCGCCCCTCTTTGTGGACAAGGTGCTGCACACTGATCTCGATGAAGAGACCTTCTCCTCCGGTTCCGATGTGTCCTATTTTGTCCGCCTGAATATCGATCCGGACAATCCCGATGCCTTTCTGGGCGTGGTGGTCCGGGTGCCCTACCAGGAGCTGATGCGTTCGACCTTCCAGGCCCGCAGGGACTCGCTGGTCGGGGGCGGGCTGCTGGTTCTGGGCTGCTTTGCGGGCTCGCTGGTCATGGCCCGGCGGTTCACGGCGCCGCTCAACAAGCTGACCGCTGAAATCAAGCATTCGCAGGGCCACAAGAAGCTTGAAAACCTGCCGCTGAAGCGCGGCGACGAAATTGGCGACCTGGCGCGCGCCTTCGATCAGAAGACCCGTGAACTGGCCGCCAATGAAGCCAAGCTGACTGCCATTGTCGACAACACGGTCGATGGTCTGTTTACAACCGACGCCAATGGAACAATCGAAACCTTCAACCGCGCCTGCGAGGGCATATTCGGCTACCGCGCCGAGGACGTGATCGGACGGAAGGTCACCCTGCTGATGCCTGCGCTTTATCTGGGCGGACCAGAGGGCGGGGTGCGGCCGGCGCAGACGAAGGCAGAGCGCGACGTGGAAGGCTGCCGCAAGGATGCCAGTGTCTTTCCGCTCGATCTGTCGATGAGCAAGATCAATATCGGCGACCGGATCATCCACAGCGGCATCGTCCGCGATATCTCCGAGCGCAAGCGCATGGAGATCATGAAGGACGAGTTCATTTCCACCGTCAATCACGAGCTGCGCACGCCGCTGACGTCAATTCAGGGCTCGCTCGGGCTGCTGCTTGCTCTGTCTGGAGACAAGGGCGATGACAAGACGCGGAAACTTCTCAAACTGTCCTATGACAGCTGCCAGCGCCTGTCCCGCCTCGTCAATGACATTCTCGACATGGAAAAGATCGCCGCTGGCAAGCTCGATTATCAGCTCGAAGTGGTCGAAGTCTGCCAGCTTGTCGCCGACATTGTCGAGCGTCAGCAGTCCTTCTCCGAAAAATACGGCGTCGACTGCGTGCTGCGCTTTGATGTGGCGGAGGCCTATGTGAATCTCGACCAGGACAGGTTTGACCAGGCGCTCGTCAATCTGCTCTCCAATGCGGCGAAATTCTCCGAGCCTGGGGAGAGAGTCGTGGTCAGGGTCGCGATGAACCCGAATTCGGATGTGGCGGTCTCCGTCTGCGATTGCGGCTCCGGCATTCCCGAGGCCTTCCGCACCAAGATCTTCGGCAAGTTTGCCCAGGCCGATGGCTCGGCCACCCGGATGAAGGGCGGTAGCGGACTTGGGCTCAACATCACCAAGAAAATCATCGAAGCATTTGACGGCACGGTGACCTTCCAGAGTGAAGAAGGTGTGGGGTCGACCTTCACCTTCACTCTGCCGGCCTGTCCACCAAACAAAATGAGGGCCTAGGATTTGACGGACGAACTGATCAATATTCTGTATGTCGAGGATGACGAAAGCATCGCCCAGGTGGTGATGATGGCGCTCGAGGAGCTTGGCGGCTTCACCGCTATGCACTGCGACGGCGGCCAGAAGGCGCTCGATGCGGTTGCAGGCTTCGCGCCGCAACTGATCCTGATGGACGTGATGATGCCGCGCATGAGCGGTCCGGAAACCCTGGAAAACCTCAAGCAGATGCCCGAAGCCAGGGACATCCCCGTGGTCTTCATGACGGCCAAGGTGCAGACCCATGAAAAGGAATATTACCGCAGCCTCGGCGCGGTGGGCGTCATCGCAAAGCCCTTCGATCCGATGACACTCTCCGACCAGGTCACGGCGCTCTGGCGGCAGGCCGTCGCGGCCTGACACAACGATTGCACACGCGAGCTTTCCGCTGCCGGGGCGCCGGCGGGAGCTCCTGACACACGGCCCGCTCGGCGGCGGGCGGCGTTGGCAAATGAATCCCGAAGGGCCGCGATGACGCTGCTTTTTCAGGAAATCCATCCTCTATTTCTCCGGCCCAGGCGCAAAAAACTTCTTTGACGCTGGCCCGCACATGCGGGATAACCCCTCCGAGATTATTTGTCGGGCACAAGGGGAGAAGTCCATGTCGAACAATCAGCCGGGATTCAGCACGCTAGCCATTCACGCGGGGGCCCAGCCGGATCCCGCCACCGGCGCGCGCGCCACACCGATTTACCAGACCACCGCATTCGTCTTCGACGACGCCGATCACGCCGCCTCGCTGTTCGGCCTGAAGGCCTTCGGTAACATCTACACCCGCATCATGAACCCGACCCAGGCCGTGCTTGAAGAGCGGGTTGCGGCACTCGAAGGCGGCACAGCGGCGCTCGCCGTTGCCTCGGGTCATGCGGCGCAGCTGATCGTGTTCCACACCATCATGAGCCCGGGCGACAATTTTGTTGCCGCCAACCAGCTGTATGGCGGGTCGATCAACCAGTTCGGCAAATCCTTCAAGTCCTTCGACTGGCAGGTGCGCTGGGCCGATCCTGCCGACATGGCCAGCATCGAAAGCCAGATCGATGACCGCACCAAGGCGATCTTCGTGGAAAGCCTGGCCAATCCGGGCGGCACCTTTGTCGACATCAATGCCATTGCCGAAGTGGCGCGCAAGCATGGCCTGCCGCTGATCGTCGACAACACCATGGCCTCGCCCTATCTGATCCAGCCGATCGAGCACGGCGCCGACATTGTGCTGCATTCGCTGACCAAATTCATCGGCGGCCACGGCAATTCGATGGGCGGCATCATTGTCGATGGCGGGTCCTTCGACTGGTCCAAGTCCGGCAAATATCCGGCACTGTCCGAGCCGCGCTCGGAATATGGCGACGTCGTGCTGCACGAAACCTTTGGCAATTTCGCCTTTGCCATCGCCTGCCGCGTGCTCGGCCTGCGTGACCTCGGTCCGGCGATCTCGCCGTTCAACGCCTTCATGATCCTGACCGGTGCGGAGACCCTGCCGCTGCGGATGCAGCGCCATTGCGACAATGCGCTGGCTGTCGCCGAATGGCTGTCCAAACACGACAAGGTCAGCTGGGTGCATTATGCCGGCCTGCCGGATCACGACAACCACGCCCTGCAGCAGCGATATTCTCCCAAGGGTGCTGGCGCGGTCTTCACCTTCGGCCTCAAGGGTGGCTACGATTCAGGCGTGAAGTTTGTCGAGGGCCTCGAGATGTTCTCGCATCTGGCCAATATCGGTGACACGCGCTCGCTGGTCATCCATCCGGCATCGACCACCCACGCCCAGTTGTCTCCGGAGCAGCAGACTGCCGCCGGCGCCGGCCCGGACGTGGTGCGGCTGTCGATCGGTATCGAAGACGTCAAGGACATCATCGCCGACCTCGAGCAGGCGCTCGCCAAGGCCTGACGCCTTCGCGTCAAGCCGTGATCTGAACGGCCCGGCGTCCAACGCCGGGCCGTTTGATCTGCAACAAGTCAAAAACCTGCAAGAGGCTTTATGCTTCCCCTGAACTCAATCAGTGGAGGCCATCATGCCACGACCAATTATTCGGAGATTCACCACCGCTGCAGCCATGACGCTGGCGGTCATGAGCCTCGCTCACGCCCAATCGGCCAATCCTGCCTGGCTCGACCAGCTCTCCGAGCAACTGGCCGCGGAGAAGGATTGTGCGGTCGAGTATTTCGTCAATCTCAGGGAAGGCGAGCTGGCCGGGCGGCTGACCTTTGAAGCCCGCGCCCAATGCGCCGATGGCCGCCAGTTCGACGGATCGCTGACCGAGCCCGCAGAAAACTTCACCATCAGCGAGTGCGGCGTTCAGGTCTGCTGACAACGCGTCTGATCAACCACCATGCCCGCCCGTCATGTCGGCATTTAGCCAGGCCATGCGGTCGCCGAACCACAGCTTGAACACCGATGCCAGCATGGCGCCGGCAAAGACCGCCCAGGGATCAAGCACCCAGAGGCCATAGGCGAGCGGGATGATCGAAAGGCCCGACAAAAGGCTCAGGATCATCGCCGCCCTGGCGTGATGTGCAGGGATCGGCGTCGCCTTGCGCGCCAGCCAGCGGCGCTCCCCCAGAACCACTTGCGACGCCCAGTTGTCCAGCCTTGCCGGTGGCGAAAAGGCGCGTGGATTGACCAGCGTCCATGCAATGACCAGGCCGATCGGGATCAGGCACCACCAGCCGATCCAGATCCGGCTCCAGACAGCAAGGGCGAACAGCATCAGGATTGGCACCCTTGTCCAGAAACTCCAGGGATTTGCATGCCGCGCCCAGGTCGCGTCATCCATCATCATCGAGCTTTCAATTGCTTTGTCTATTCGCATTGGTGCATCCTGAAACTGGTTCACGCAGTTTGGGCGATCCGCCCGCCGGCATGGAACGCCTGACGATTGGCGGTGCCGGTCTGTCCGACGGCAAACGCCGCCACGGCTTCGGGTCTACGCATTTTAGGGAATGATCATGGTCACAGCAAATCTCGTTCCGGTCAGCCCTTCCGTGGAGCCGGACATTTCAAGACCGGATCCGGAAAAGCTGCTGTCCGGCGACCCGGTCCATACC
This window harbors:
- a CDS encoding PaaI family thioesterase, whose product is MPAAAAPVMSAPEVSAYLDEVFPQIKSNGDNISVRDVAAGTALVRLEADDKHLRPGGTVSGPTLFMLADLAAYAVILAHIGRVALAVTTNLNINFLMKPEPGPLDATATILKLGKRLVVTDIAIRDSGGELVAHATATYSIPPRN
- a CDS encoding enoyl-CoA hydratase → MNVVELNPSTPAGLVKSEILNGVLRLEMNNPPANALSIALMQALKDALDATRQDKSIRVVIIASATPGKLFSAGHDLKELTLHRADEDRGRAFFARSMKLCAELMQTIVHLPVPVIAEVDGLATAAGCQLVASCDLAMCTDTSAFCTPGVNIGLFCSTPMVALSRNVHRKQAMEMLLTGETIDASTAREFGLINRIMPRQYLTQVVMKYADVIASKSPLTVKIGKEAFYRQAEMSLEDAYDYTAQVMVENMLARDAEEGMNAFIAKRTPEWTGE
- a CDS encoding VOC family protein — its product is MTLSPRITMVTLGVADVAASTAFYQKLGFKRSSACNDSVTFFHMNGTVLGLFGRDALAADAGLEPTRPQSFEGVALCHNLESVAEVDAAWNFAVECGARPVKKPHEVFWGGYSGYFADPDGHLWELAHNPFMPLGEDGHMSLPD
- a CDS encoding CoA-binding protein encodes the protein MNHDRYTSSYISGILQSVRTIAVIGASANEVRPSFFVMKYLLGKGYEVIPVNPGQAGKPILGQMTYARLIDVPVAIDMVDVFRASNAVPGIVDEVLALDPRPQVIWMQLTVRHDEAAARAEADGIKVVMDRCPKIEYARLSGEIGWNGVNSGLISSRKPVMRSGFQSYGLRVPDDQE
- a CDS encoding RICIN domain-containing protein, with amino-acid sequence MISTGFSKAFALHARTRPMRKQTFLALLASFVLVVPFGAQAQEFDNGIYYRLTTMWQGEGKSLDVVNDGVNNKLILADTGNYSGQYWKVTRLDDGSYRLTTQWQGEGKSLDVVNDGTNNRLQLADTGNYSGQHWRVVRQSNGYYRLTTDWQGEGRSLDVVNDGVNNKLQLADTGDFSGQYWKIAAQ
- a CDS encoding ATP-binding protein — translated: MSLKNKIVMLACICALMSALLVGGISYYRIEAIVLDASVETLAGETRLLAQRFKFSYDQLKSDVQVLSQTPPIQGIARSTRNDGIDPQDGSSTRIWRDRLATIFSSMLATRQDYFQIRYIGVGDGGRELVRTNRTASGIEIVADGELQQKGNEPYFQGGLETLQNSVRFSEVSYNKERGTLDSTLVPTARVVMPVFDEEGTIFGMIVINAHYSEMLRRAFEEISPKENTFVLNNSGDYMEYTSNGTIGRFQFHDDYSAPPPLFVDKVLHTDLDEETFSSGSDVSYFVRLNIDPDNPDAFLGVVVRVPYQELMRSTFQARRDSLVGGGLLVLGCFAGSLVMARRFTAPLNKLTAEIKHSQGHKKLENLPLKRGDEIGDLARAFDQKTRELAANEAKLTAIVDNTVDGLFTTDANGTIETFNRACEGIFGYRAEDVIGRKVTLLMPALYLGGPEGGVRPAQTKAERDVEGCRKDASVFPLDLSMSKINIGDRIIHSGIVRDISERKRMEIMKDEFISTVNHELRTPLTSIQGSLGLLLALSGDKGDDKTRKLLKLSYDSCQRLSRLVNDILDMEKIAAGKLDYQLEVVEVCQLVADIVERQQSFSEKYGVDCVLRFDVAEAYVNLDQDRFDQALVNLLSNAAKFSEPGERVVVRVAMNPNSDVAVSVCDCGSGIPEAFRTKIFGKFAQADGSATRMKGGSGLGLNITKKIIEAFDGTVTFQSEEGVGSTFTFTLPACPPNKMRA
- a CDS encoding response regulator, producing MTDELINILYVEDDESIAQVVMMALEELGGFTAMHCDGGQKALDAVAGFAPQLILMDVMMPRMSGPETLENLKQMPEARDIPVVFMTAKVQTHEKEYYRSLGAVGVIAKPFDPMTLSDQVTALWRQAVAA
- a CDS encoding O-acetylhomoserine aminocarboxypropyltransferase; the encoded protein is MSNNQPGFSTLAIHAGAQPDPATGARATPIYQTTAFVFDDADHAASLFGLKAFGNIYTRIMNPTQAVLEERVAALEGGTAALAVASGHAAQLIVFHTIMSPGDNFVAANQLYGGSINQFGKSFKSFDWQVRWADPADMASIESQIDDRTKAIFVESLANPGGTFVDINAIAEVARKHGLPLIVDNTMASPYLIQPIEHGADIVLHSLTKFIGGHGNSMGGIIVDGGSFDWSKSGKYPALSEPRSEYGDVVLHETFGNFAFAIACRVLGLRDLGPAISPFNAFMILTGAETLPLRMQRHCDNALAVAEWLSKHDKVSWVHYAGLPDHDNHALQQRYSPKGAGAVFTFGLKGGYDSGVKFVEGLEMFSHLANIGDTRSLVIHPASTTHAQLSPEQQTAAGAGPDVVRLSIGIEDVKDIIADLEQALAKA
- a CDS encoding DUF6653 family protein yields the protein MRIDKAIESSMMMDDATWARHANPWSFWTRVPILMLFALAVWSRIWIGWWCLIPIGLVIAWTLVNPRAFSPPARLDNWASQVVLGERRWLARKATPIPAHHARAAMILSLLSGLSIIPLAYGLWVLDPWAVFAGAMLASVFKLWFGDRMAWLNADMTGGHGG